The Sulfitobacter sp. SK011 genome contains the following window.
CGCCTGTCTATCTGCTCAATGGGATCGGGTCGATTTTCACCCGCAAGGGCGAGGGGTTGATCGGGTTCAACTATACCCTCAAAGGTCCGGCCAAAGCGCCAAATGTCTCGGTCAATCCGCTGTCGGCCCTGACGCCCGGCGGTCTTCGGGAAATCTTTCGTGCCCCGGCACCCGAATTGCCCGCCGTTGACGGCGTCACCGGATCAACCTTGCCCGCACCGCCACCCGAACGCGATAAACCAGTTGTCCTGCGCGGCGAGGATCGGTAGGGCGCGGCCATGAAACTGTCTGACTTTGATTTTGACCTGCCCGAAACCTTGATCGCCACCCGCCCCGCTGTGCCGCGTTCCTCGGCGCGCATGCTGGTGGCGCAGGGTGATGATCTGCATGATGGCCATGTGACCGACCTTACCACCTGGTTGCGGGCCGGGGATTTGCTGGTGCTCAACGACACCAAGGTGATCCCCGCGCGCCTGACGGGCCAGCGGGTCCGCGACAGCACCCAAGGACGTGTGCAGGCCAGGATCGAGGTGACTTTGCTGGAGCCGCGCGCAGATGGCACATGGGCCGCGCTGATCAAACCGCTGCGCAAGCTCAAGATCGGGGAAACCGTGGTGTTCAGCGCCGATCTGTCTGCGACACTGGACGGTGTTGCAGACGGGCAGGGCCATCTGCGGTTCAATTGCACAGGTGATGCCTTTGATGTTGCCCTCAATGCCGCAGGGGCCATGCCGCTGCCGCCCTACATCGCCGCCAAGCGGCCTGCCGATGCCCGGGACCTGACCGATTATCAGACCGTCTTTGCCCGCCGTGCGGGGGCCGTCGCCGCCCCGACGGCGTCGCTGCATTTTGACACCGGCCTGCTTGCCGCCCTTGCGGCGAAGGGCGTTAGAGTCACCCATGTCACGCTGCATGTGGGGGCCGGGACATTCCTGCCCGTCAAGGTCGACGACATCAGCCAGCACAAAATGCACAGCGAATGGGGTCAGGTCAGCGCCGCTGCGGCGGCTGACATTGCGGCCACCAAAGCGGCAGGCGGGCGCGTGATCCCAGTGGGGACAACTGCATTGCGCTTGATTGAAACCGCTGCCCGCACAGGCCAGATCGCCGCCTGGGAGGGCGACACGGACATCTTCATCACACCGGGTTTCAAATTTCAGGTCGCGGATGGTTTGATGACCAATTTTCATCTGCCCAAATCCACATTGATGATGCTGGTGTCCGCGCTGATGGGCACGCAAACCGTCAAAAACATCTATGCCCATGCGATTGCAGAACAATATCGGTTTTTTTCCTATGGCGACGCATCGCTGCTTTTTCCCGCCCCCTGAGGCCGCGCCGCAATTAAAGGCGCGCATGTCGTTCTAAGGGATGACTTGGGCCTTCAATAGGTTCAGGGAGGGGTCAAAAGTGACAAAGGATTCGGGCAGATGATTCAGGTTTTGGCCAGCGCGTGGGCGCTCTTGCTTGGCATGGGATTGCTGATGATCGGGAACGGGATGCAGGGCACCTTGCTCGGTATCCGGGGCGGCATTGAAGGGTTCTCGACTTTCGAGATGTCGATCGTGATGTCGTGCTATTTCGTGGGCTTTCTGGGTGGATCACGCATGGCACCCGGCATGATCCGGCGGGTTGGCCACGTGCGCGTCTTTGCAGCACTCGCATCGCTCATTTCAGCGGTGATGATCCTCTATCCTACCTTTCCCAACATCATCATCTGGTCCCTGGGACGCGTGCTGATCGGGTTCTGTTTTTCTGCCGTGTATGTGACAGCGGAAAGCTGGCTCAACAACGCGGCAACCAATGAAAACCGGGGTCAGGCCTTGTCGCTTTACATGATCGTGCAGACGCTGGGCATTGTGCTTGCACAGGCGCTGTTGCTGACCGCGGACCCGTCCGGGTTTGTCCTTTTTGTCATTCCATCGGTGCTGGTCAGCATCGCGGTGACGCCGATTTTGCTGTCGATCAGCCCGACACCTGCCTTTGACACCACCAAACCGATGAGCCTTCGGGAATTGTTGAATTTTTCCCCCTTGGGTTGTGTTGGCATGTTCCTTTTGGGGGGAGTGTTTTCCGCGCAATTCGGGATGGCAGCGGTTTACGGGGCCGAAGCCGGGCTCAGCGTGGCGCAGATTTCGATGTTTGTTGCGATGTTTTTTGTCGGGGCCGTGATCTTGCAATATCCGATCGGCTGGGTGTCTGACCGGATGGACCGCCGCACGCTGATTGTGATCGTTTCACTGGTTGGCGGGGGCGGGTCTGTGCTGGGTATGGTGCTTGGCCATCTGTTCCCGATCCTGCTGGTTTCTGCCTTTGTGGTGGGGGGGATGTCAAACCCGCTCTATTCATTGCTGATTGCCCACACCAATGATTTTCTGGAACATGAAGACATGGCCGCCGCCTCCGGAGGTATGGTATTTATCAATGGCTTAGGGGCCATTCTTGGGCCAATCATCACCGGTTGGCTGATGGGAACAGCCTTGGGACCGGGTGGCTTTTACCTGTTCACAGCCATCTTGTTTTTTGTGCTGGCGGGCTATGCCGCCTACCGCGCGACACAGCGCGCGGCCAAGCCCGTGGACGAGACTGGCAATTATGTGCCGATCTATGCTTCGGCCACGCCGGTAGCAGTTGAATATGCACAGGAATACGCAATAGACGCCAGCCAGGATGCCGACGATGCGGGACATTAGTGCAACTGTGTCGAACCTGTTGCAAAATGTGAGTAGGCAGACAGGTTAAGTAGCTCTTAATCTTTAATAACTTGGAAACCGCACGACAAAGGAGTGCACCCAATGGTAGGCCCTGAAAAGGTATTAGAGTTCTGGTTAGATGAAATAGGCCAAAAAGGGTGGTATGATGCCAGCGATACCCTTGATACTGATATTCGCAATAAGTTTGAGGACACCTGGAATGCAGCCTGCGAAGGCCAGTTTTCGCTCTGGCTGACATATCCATCCGGTGCCTTGGCCTATATCATCCTCACTGATCAGTTTCCACGCAATATGTTCCGCGGCACTGGCAAGGCATTTGCCAGCGACAAGATTGCATTGGCCGCCGCAAAATCGGCCATCGACAAAGGCTGGGACATGCGCATTGACGAACCGGCGCGTCAGTTCTTTTACATGCCGCTGATGCATTCCGAAAATCTGTGCGATCAGGACCGCTGCGTGCGCCTGATGTGCGAACGCATGCCGGTCACCCGCGAAGCCAATCTACTGCACGCCCGCGCGCACCGCGAAGTGATCCGCAAATTTGGACGCTTTCCGTATCGCAACGATGCGCTTGAACGGCCGGGGACAGCCGTTGAACGCGATTATGTGGCCCAGGGTGGTTACGGCATGACAGTGCGCGCGTTGCAGGAAGGCGTTCAGGCAGCGTAGAATTCGCGCCATTCTCGCGGTTGTAGCCCTTGCAAATATAGTTTAACGGTAAACTATATTTGCAATTCTTCTCTGCGAGGTCCCTGATATGGCTGCGAAATCCTTTGATCTTATTGTGATTGGGGCAGGGCCGGGCGGCTATGTTGCAGCGATCCGTGGGGCACAATTGGGCATGAGTGTCGCAATTGTCGAACGCGAGCATCTCGGCGGTATCTGTCTGAACTGGGGCTGCATCCCGACCAAAGCGCTGCTGCGTTCGTCCGAAGTATTTCACCTGATGCACCGCGCCAAGGAATTTGGCCTCAAAGCCGAAGGCATCAGCTATGATCTCGATGCCGTGGTGAAACGCTCGCGCAAGGTGGCGGGGCAATTGTCCGGTGGCATTGGCCATCTGATGAAAAAGAACAAGATCACCGTTGTCATGGGGGCGGCGAAACTGACCGGCAAGGGCAAGGTCAGCGTCAAAACCGACAAAGGTGATGAGGAGTTGATCGCCAAAAACATCGTTCTGGCCACCGGCGCACGTGCGCGCGAACTGCCTGGGCTTGAGGCCGACGGGGAACGCGTCTGGACCTACAAGCACGCCCTGCAGCCACCCCACATGCCGAAAAAGCTGCTGGTCATCGGATCCGGTGCCATCGGCATTGAATTTGCCAGTTTCTACAACACGCTGGGGGCCGAAACGACCGTGGTCGAAGTTATGGATCGCGTGTTGCCGGTCGAAGACGCCGAGATTTCAGCCTTTGCCAAGAAAGCTTTTGAAAAGCAGGGCATGAAGATCATGCAAAAGGCGATGGTCAAGCAGCTTGACCGTGCCAAGGACAAGGTTACCGCGCATATCGAAGTGGGCGGCAAGGTCGAAAAGCAAGAGTTTGACACCGTGATTTCCGCCGTCGGCATCGTCGGCAACGTCGAGGGACTGGGTCTTGAAGAACTGGGCGTGAAAGTTGACCGGACCCATGTTGTGACAGATGAATATTGTCGTACGGGTGTGGACGGGCTTTATGCCATTGGCGACATCGCAGGTGCACCATGGTTGGCGCACAAGGCGTCCCACGAGGGCGTCATGGTCGCAGAATTGATGGCGGGCAAACATCCGCATCCTGTCAAACCCGAAAGCATCGCGGGCTGCACCTATTGCCATCCGCAGGTCGCAAGCGTTGGATATTCCGAGGCGAAGGCCAAGGAACTGGGATATGAAATCAAAGTCGGCCGCTTCCCCTTTATCGGCAACGGCAAGGCGATTGCTCTGGGCGAAGAGGGCGGCATGATCAAAACCGTCTTTGACGCCAAAACCGGAGAGCTTTTGGGCGCGCATATGGTTGGGGCCGAAGTGACCGAACTGATTCAGGGCTATGTGGTGGGCCGACAGTTGGAAACCACCGAAGAAGACCTGATGAACACGGTCTTCCCGCACCCAACGCTGAGCGAGATGATGCACGAGGCGGTGTTGGATGCCTATGGGCGTGTCATCCACATGTAGGTGTCTGGCGTTCGGCTGGGTAACTTGACCTGAGCCGCACCTTCACTTGCGGCAGGAGAAAGCCATGTCTGATCCGTTTCAAAACGTCGACGCGCGCGGCGCTGAATTCATCAAAACCGTAGGTGATGCGCTTGAGACCCGTGCGGCTGAACCCAAGATGCAGGAAATCGTCGACAGCTATCTGGCTGAACTGACCTATCCTGATGGTGGCCTGCACATCGAAATCGGCGCGGGCAGCGGGGCAATCGCCCGCAAACTGGCCGCCCATGCGCACAACGGCAAAGTTGTTGCCAGTGACATGTCACCGGGCCTGATCGCCTATGCCAAGGCCCACAAAGACAATCCCGAAAACCTGCACTTTGAAGTCAGCGACGGGGGGAGATTGCCGCACGCGGACGCCAGCGTTGAAAATGTTGTGATGCACACGGTGTTGTCGCATGTGCCTGATCCATCGGTCTTGCTGACCGAGGCGGCGCGTGTCCTGAAACCGGGCGGGGCGCTGGTCGTCTGTGACGCCGATTTTGCCAAGGCCAGCATTGGCAACGCCTTTGCGGACCCATTAGGGGCCTGCGCGCAGTATTTCGCGGAACACTTCGTGACCGACAAGTTCCTGGTTGGAAAGCTGCGTGATCTGATCGCGCAAAGCGGCCTCGACCTCGCTTCCTTTCGGGTTGCAACCCGGATCATCACCGAAGGGCAGGGCGGCATGACCTTTGTGGGCATGGGCGGCAAGATGATGGTGGAACAGGGCCTGATTGGGCAAGAGCTGGCCGATGCG
Protein-coding sequences here:
- the queA gene encoding tRNA preQ1(34) S-adenosylmethionine ribosyltransferase-isomerase QueA, producing the protein MKLSDFDFDLPETLIATRPAVPRSSARMLVAQGDDLHDGHVTDLTTWLRAGDLLVLNDTKVIPARLTGQRVRDSTQGRVQARIEVTLLEPRADGTWAALIKPLRKLKIGETVVFSADLSATLDGVADGQGHLRFNCTGDAFDVALNAAGAMPLPPYIAAKRPADARDLTDYQTVFARRAGAVAAPTASLHFDTGLLAALAAKGVRVTHVTLHVGAGTFLPVKVDDISQHKMHSEWGQVSAAAAADIAATKAAGGRVIPVGTTALRLIETAARTGQIAAWEGDTDIFITPGFKFQVADGLMTNFHLPKSTLMMLVSALMGTQTVKNIYAHAIAEQYRFFSYGDASLLFPAP
- a CDS encoding MFS transporter, whose translation is MIQVLASAWALLLGMGLLMIGNGMQGTLLGIRGGIEGFSTFEMSIVMSCYFVGFLGGSRMAPGMIRRVGHVRVFAALASLISAVMILYPTFPNIIIWSLGRVLIGFCFSAVYVTAESWLNNAATNENRGQALSLYMIVQTLGIVLAQALLLTADPSGFVLFVIPSVLVSIAVTPILLSISPTPAFDTTKPMSLRELLNFSPLGCVGMFLLGGVFSAQFGMAAVYGAEAGLSVAQISMFVAMFFVGAVILQYPIGWVSDRMDRRTLIVIVSLVGGGGSVLGMVLGHLFPILLVSAFVVGGMSNPLYSLLIAHTNDFLEHEDMAAASGGMVFINGLGAILGPIITGWLMGTALGPGGFYLFTAILFFVLAGYAAYRATQRAAKPVDETGNYVPIYASATPVAVEYAQEYAIDASQDADDAGH
- a CDS encoding DUF924 family protein → MVGPEKVLEFWLDEIGQKGWYDASDTLDTDIRNKFEDTWNAACEGQFSLWLTYPSGALAYIILTDQFPRNMFRGTGKAFASDKIALAAAKSAIDKGWDMRIDEPARQFFYMPLMHSENLCDQDRCVRLMCERMPVTREANLLHARAHREVIRKFGRFPYRNDALERPGTAVERDYVAQGGYGMTVRALQEGVQAA
- a CDS encoding methyltransferase domain-containing protein gives rise to the protein MSDPFQNVDARGAEFIKTVGDALETRAAEPKMQEIVDSYLAELTYPDGGLHIEIGAGSGAIARKLAAHAHNGKVVASDMSPGLIAYAKAHKDNPENLHFEVSDGGRLPHADASVENVVMHTVLSHVPDPSVLLTEAARVLKPGGALVVCDADFAKASIGNAFADPLGACAQYFAEHFVTDKFLVGKLRDLIAQSGLDLASFRVATRIITEGQGGMTFVGMGGKMMVEQGLIGQELADALIAEYDRRIENGSLYGFVPFAIAIAHRV
- the lpdA gene encoding dihydrolipoyl dehydrogenase, with the translated sequence MAAKSFDLIVIGAGPGGYVAAIRGAQLGMSVAIVEREHLGGICLNWGCIPTKALLRSSEVFHLMHRAKEFGLKAEGISYDLDAVVKRSRKVAGQLSGGIGHLMKKNKITVVMGAAKLTGKGKVSVKTDKGDEELIAKNIVLATGARARELPGLEADGERVWTYKHALQPPHMPKKLLVIGSGAIGIEFASFYNTLGAETTVVEVMDRVLPVEDAEISAFAKKAFEKQGMKIMQKAMVKQLDRAKDKVTAHIEVGGKVEKQEFDTVISAVGIVGNVEGLGLEELGVKVDRTHVVTDEYCRTGVDGLYAIGDIAGAPWLAHKASHEGVMVAELMAGKHPHPVKPESIAGCTYCHPQVASVGYSEAKAKELGYEIKVGRFPFIGNGKAIALGEEGGMIKTVFDAKTGELLGAHMVGAEVTELIQGYVVGRQLETTEEDLMNTVFPHPTLSEMMHEAVLDAYGRVIHM